Proteins from a genomic interval of Xylocopa sonorina isolate GNS202 chromosome 4, iyXylSono1_principal, whole genome shotgun sequence:
- the Tm9sf2 gene encoding transmembrane 9 superfamily protein member 2 isoform X2: MARIILLWLLFVTRSICATAFYLPGLAPVNYCKDGETSDMCKSEIKLYVNRLNTEKYVIPYEYHHFDFCISEDESQSPVENLGQVVFGERIRPSPYKLSFMKDEKCNRLCQKSYKGGDKESEKKLEFLKKGMALNYQHHWIVDNMPVTWCYQLEDERQYCSTGFPMGCYSREPKFQLDTCSINGAYHKPKTYYLFNHVDLTITYHSGAKEEWGSTFKENGGRIISVKVVPRSIKHGNTHDCEGKEPLEIPYDALPLGEQLDIMYTYSVTYVKNDTIKWSSRWDYILESMPHTNIQWFSILNSLIIVLFLSGMVAMILLRTLHKDIARYNQIESGEDAHEEFGWKLVHGDVFRPPRKGMLLSVLLGSGVQVFCMTLVTLAFACLGFLSPANRGALMTCAMVLYVCLGVTAGYVSARIYKSFGGEKWKSNMLLTSMLSPGIVFSLFFIMNLIFWANESSAAVPFSTLIALLALWFGVSLPLTFIGAYFGFRKRPLEHPVRTNQIPRQIPEQSFYTQPIPGVVMGGVLPFGCIFIQLFFILNSLWSSQVYYMFGFLFLVFVILVITCSETTILLCYFHLCAEDYHWWWRSFLTSGFTAFYLLVYCIHFFMTKLEIEDATSTFLYFGYTCIMVYLFFVLTGSIGFFACFWFVRKIYSVVKVD, translated from the exons ATGGCGAGGATAATTTTATTGTGGCTGTTATTTGTTACACGCTCGATATGCGCAACGGCTTTTTACTTGCCGGGTCTGGCGCCCGTGAATTATTGCAAGGATGGGGAAACCTCCGATATGTGTAAA TCTGAAATTAAACTGTATGTAAACCGCTTGAACACAGAGAAATATGTAATACCGTATGAATATCATCA CTTTGATTTTTGTATTTCCGAGGATGAAAGTCAAAGTCCTGTTGAGAACTTAGGACAGGTTGTCTTTGGAGAACGTATAAGGCCATCCCCTTACAAG CTATCGTTCATGAAAGATGAAAAATGTAATAGATTATGCCAAAAAAGTTATAAAGGTGGAGACAAGGAATCAGAAAAGAAATTAGAGTTTTTGAAGAAAGGAATGGCACTTAATTACCAGCACCATTGGATAGTTG ATAACATGCCTGTGACATGGTGTTACCAACTAGAGGATGAACGACAATATTGTAGTACTGGTTTTCCAATGGGTTGCTATTCGCGAGAACCAAAATTTCAACTAGACACCTGCAGTATCAAT GGGGCATATCACAAACCAAAAACCTATTACCTATTTAATCACGTAGATCTTACAATCACCTATCATAGTGGTGCTAAAGAAGAATGGGGATCTACGTTTAAAGAAAATGGTGGACGCATAATAT CTGTGAAAGTGGTACCCCGTAGTATTAAACACGGTAATACTCATGACTGTGAAGgtaaagaaccattagaaataccATACGATGCGCTTCCTCTTGGTGAACAATTAGATATCATGTATACATATTCTGTCACATATGTA AAAAATGATACAATCAAATGGTCATCTAGATGGGATTATATTTTAGAATCTATGCCGCACACAAATATCCAATGGTTCAGTATTCTTAATTCGTTAATAATTGTTTTATTCCTCTCCGGTATGGTGGCTATGATACTGCTTCGAACATTGCACAAAGATATTGCAAGATACAATCAG ATAGAATCAGGAGAAGACGCACACGAAGAATTTGGCTGGAAATTGGTTCATGGCGACGTATTTCGACCTCCTAGGAAGGGCATGTTATTATCAGTTCTACTTGGATCTGGTGTTCAAGTTTTTTGCATGACACTTGTAACACTTG CATTTGCTTGTTTGGGATTTTTATCCCCTGCAAATAGAGGAGCTTTAATGACGTGTGCTATGGTTTTATACGTGTGCCTTGGAGTTACCGCTGGTTATGTCTCTGCCAGAATATACAAAAGTTTCGGAGGCGAAAAATGGAAATCAAACATGCTGCTTACGTCTATGCTGAGCCCAGG aATTGTATTCAGTTTATTCTTTATTATGAATTTAATATTCTGGGCGAATGAAAGTTCAGCTGCAGTACCATTTAGTACCTTAATTGCTCTTCTAGCACTTTGGTTTGGAGTGTCTCTTCCTCTAACATTTATTGGTGCATATTTTGGATTCAGGAAGAGG CCTCTGGAGCATCCTGTAAGAACTAATCAAATTCCTAGACAAATACCAGAGCAAAGTTTTTACACTCAACCAATACCTGGGGTAGTAATGGGTGGAGTTCTACCTTTTGGATGTATATTTATACAGTTATTCTTTATACTTAACTCATTGTG GTCGAGTCAAGTATATTACATGTTCGGTTTTCTCTTTTTGGTGTTTGTTATACTCGTAATTACATGTTCAGAAACAACAATTTTGCTTTGCTATTTTCATCTTTGTGCAGAG GATTATCATTGGTGGTGGCGCAGTTTCCTAACATCTGGATTTACCGCATTTTATTTATTAGTTTACTGTATACACTTTTTCATGACTAAACTGGAGATAGAAGATGCTACATCTACGTTCCTCTATTTTGGTTATACTTGTATTATGGTTTACTTATTCTTCGTTTTAACAG GATCGATCGGTTTCTTTGCTTGTTTCTGGTTCGTGCGGAAAATCTACAGTGTCGTAAAAGTCGACTAA
- the Tm9sf2 gene encoding transmembrane 9 superfamily protein member 2 isoform X1, whose protein sequence is MARIILLWLLFVTRSICATAFYLPGLAPVNYCKDGETSDMCKSEIKLYVNRLNTEKYVIPYEYHHFDFCISEDESQSPVENLGQVVFGERIRPSPYKLSFMKDEKCNRLCQKSYKGGDKESEKKLEFLKKGMALNYQHHWIVDNMPVTWCYQLEDERQYCSTGFPMGCYSREPKFQLDTCSINGAYHKPKTYYLFNHVDLTITYHSGAKEEWGSTFKENGGRIISVKVVPRSIKHGNTHDCEGKEPLEIPYDALPLGEQLDIMYTYSVTYVKNDTIKWSSRWDYILESMPHTNIQWFSILNSLIIVLFLSGMVAMILLRTLHKDIARYNQASFQIESGEDAHEEFGWKLVHGDVFRPPRKGMLLSVLLGSGVQVFCMTLVTLAFACLGFLSPANRGALMTCAMVLYVCLGVTAGYVSARIYKSFGGEKWKSNMLLTSMLSPGIVFSLFFIMNLIFWANESSAAVPFSTLIALLALWFGVSLPLTFIGAYFGFRKRPLEHPVRTNQIPRQIPEQSFYTQPIPGVVMGGVLPFGCIFIQLFFILNSLWSSQVYYMFGFLFLVFVILVITCSETTILLCYFHLCAEDYHWWWRSFLTSGFTAFYLLVYCIHFFMTKLEIEDATSTFLYFGYTCIMVYLFFVLTGSIGFFACFWFVRKIYSVVKVD, encoded by the exons ATGGCGAGGATAATTTTATTGTGGCTGTTATTTGTTACACGCTCGATATGCGCAACGGCTTTTTACTTGCCGGGTCTGGCGCCCGTGAATTATTGCAAGGATGGGGAAACCTCCGATATGTGTAAA TCTGAAATTAAACTGTATGTAAACCGCTTGAACACAGAGAAATATGTAATACCGTATGAATATCATCA CTTTGATTTTTGTATTTCCGAGGATGAAAGTCAAAGTCCTGTTGAGAACTTAGGACAGGTTGTCTTTGGAGAACGTATAAGGCCATCCCCTTACAAG CTATCGTTCATGAAAGATGAAAAATGTAATAGATTATGCCAAAAAAGTTATAAAGGTGGAGACAAGGAATCAGAAAAGAAATTAGAGTTTTTGAAGAAAGGAATGGCACTTAATTACCAGCACCATTGGATAGTTG ATAACATGCCTGTGACATGGTGTTACCAACTAGAGGATGAACGACAATATTGTAGTACTGGTTTTCCAATGGGTTGCTATTCGCGAGAACCAAAATTTCAACTAGACACCTGCAGTATCAAT GGGGCATATCACAAACCAAAAACCTATTACCTATTTAATCACGTAGATCTTACAATCACCTATCATAGTGGTGCTAAAGAAGAATGGGGATCTACGTTTAAAGAAAATGGTGGACGCATAATAT CTGTGAAAGTGGTACCCCGTAGTATTAAACACGGTAATACTCATGACTGTGAAGgtaaagaaccattagaaataccATACGATGCGCTTCCTCTTGGTGAACAATTAGATATCATGTATACATATTCTGTCACATATGTA AAAAATGATACAATCAAATGGTCATCTAGATGGGATTATATTTTAGAATCTATGCCGCACACAAATATCCAATGGTTCAGTATTCTTAATTCGTTAATAATTGTTTTATTCCTCTCCGGTATGGTGGCTATGATACTGCTTCGAACATTGCACAAAGATATTGCAAGATACAATCAG GCCTCCTTCCAGATAGAATCAGGAGAAGACGCACACGAAGAATTTGGCTGGAAATTGGTTCATGGCGACGTATTTCGACCTCCTAGGAAGGGCATGTTATTATCAGTTCTACTTGGATCTGGTGTTCAAGTTTTTTGCATGACACTTGTAACACTTG CATTTGCTTGTTTGGGATTTTTATCCCCTGCAAATAGAGGAGCTTTAATGACGTGTGCTATGGTTTTATACGTGTGCCTTGGAGTTACCGCTGGTTATGTCTCTGCCAGAATATACAAAAGTTTCGGAGGCGAAAAATGGAAATCAAACATGCTGCTTACGTCTATGCTGAGCCCAGG aATTGTATTCAGTTTATTCTTTATTATGAATTTAATATTCTGGGCGAATGAAAGTTCAGCTGCAGTACCATTTAGTACCTTAATTGCTCTTCTAGCACTTTGGTTTGGAGTGTCTCTTCCTCTAACATTTATTGGTGCATATTTTGGATTCAGGAAGAGG CCTCTGGAGCATCCTGTAAGAACTAATCAAATTCCTAGACAAATACCAGAGCAAAGTTTTTACACTCAACCAATACCTGGGGTAGTAATGGGTGGAGTTCTACCTTTTGGATGTATATTTATACAGTTATTCTTTATACTTAACTCATTGTG GTCGAGTCAAGTATATTACATGTTCGGTTTTCTCTTTTTGGTGTTTGTTATACTCGTAATTACATGTTCAGAAACAACAATTTTGCTTTGCTATTTTCATCTTTGTGCAGAG GATTATCATTGGTGGTGGCGCAGTTTCCTAACATCTGGATTTACCGCATTTTATTTATTAGTTTACTGTATACACTTTTTCATGACTAAACTGGAGATAGAAGATGCTACATCTACGTTCCTCTATTTTGGTTATACTTGTATTATGGTTTACTTATTCTTCGTTTTAACAG GATCGATCGGTTTCTTTGCTTGTTTCTGGTTCGTGCGGAAAATCTACAGTGTCGTAAAAGTCGACTAA
- the Acn gene encoding apoptotic chromatin condensation inducer acinus isoform X2 gives MRRKSERNKAKAGTPEKEVERVPRKSTRRRAKRTPSTSPEQEAVEEVPKNVSNKEVEKKSVHLQKKEAEQPEENNEKVLTTEIETKSALQKDEEDNNTGSVWKVSRADASPGEIQKLKLSRQHTTSEGSSDASLNRKKSNKWQESGEGIAEEADSADKQLVSCTRTLSSTEQPNDPSSSYPGQDSNEEVSDSKEILPETTSANLSDDKPNIDQQGESNEANFSNENADSEPIKPSSTTILAPSSNGDHSTKETDVIPKEEKSVEDAGEKSMEAFKVDANVENIQRDTSSEEEDNKKGKVREVNSSSESNDEIRTKGNRTSRIQCVSRRKHRTKYRDSSNSDTPDSEDEPPIKRDLEIDTYMQEEKISTEDSHEQKDNSESPKARNNSLLNNVEIEIEHSEGNKQKLDNLTDKSEYSASTTTQSVTYKPVKVNLKRSFSSRILTEKNDVKKDDGDVNLINETSAPNKENHDNTEQDSKYIPRKRRWGTALSTDTGPSFSISTDSLKVLVPGARPLSINEVRLSKDDDEDRDRYRVGEKWHNSSEGVNDNKSGDENITQKNGAAKKGDAKIDNHIARRKISIVKEAPHVKSPSPPATKPTNILLIKNLVRPFTLNQIKELLSRTGTIVENGFWMDRIKSKCFVEYSNEDQAFETRQALHGISWPVSNPKRLQVEYATKDDMELARELSKDQSIPRKTEPLVSSDSWQQEWNREERTNTKVMVVREWDLGKEDGQQHIKEKEREKKDHDKKRRQRSRSPAMEAHLPAPARKFKKKEDEPPPAKLLDDLFRKTKATPCIYWLPLTNEQIVVKEEMRRQHMAEHARRLEEMRRAERNNRDGRRRRSPRK, from the exons atgagacgcaagaGCGAAAGGAATAAAGCAAAAGCAGGGACCCCAGAAAAAGAAGTTGAAAGAGTGCCCCGGAAATCAACACGAAGGCGTGCAAAGCGAACACCTTCAACGTCCCCAGAACAGGAGGCTGTTGAGGAAGTACCAAAAAATGTGAGCAATAAAGAAGTAGAGAAGAAGTCTGTGCACCTTCAGAAAAAGGAAGCGGAACAACCAGAAGAAAATAACGAGAAGGTATTAACTACCGAGATAGAAACTAAGAGTGCATTACAAAAAGATGAAGAGGACAACAATACTGGATCAGTTTGGAAAGTGTCAAGAGCAGACGCATCACCAGGCGAAATACAAAAACTGAAGTTATCTAGACAACATACAACATCAGAAGGAtcatctgatgcttctttaaatagGAAAAAATCGAACAAGTGGCAGGAAAGTGGTGAGGGAATTGCAGAGGAGGCTGACTCGGCAGACAAGCAACTGGTTTCTTGTACAAGAACACTAAGTAGCACTGAACAGCCGAACGATCCCTCCTCTTCATACCCAGGTCAGGACTCCAACGAAGAGGTAAGTGATAGCAAGGAGATCCTGCCTGAAACCACTTCAGCCAACTTGTCTGACGATAAACCAAACATAGATCAGCAAGGTGAATCAAATGAGGCAAATTTCTCCAACGAAAACGCTGATAGTGAACCCATTAAGCCGAGTAGTACAACCATATTGGCTCCTAGTTCAAATGGTGATCATTCAACCAAGGAGACAGACGTTATACCAAAGGAAGAAAAGTCTGTGGAAGATGCTGGCGAAAAATCAATGGAAGCATTTAAAGTAGATGCTAATGTTGAAAACATACAAAGAGATACAAGTAGCGAGGAGGAGGATAATAAAAAAGGAAAAGTTCGTGAAGTAAATTCATCGTCCGAATCTAACGATGAAATTCGTACTAAGGGTAATAGAACTAGCAGAATACAATGTGTCAGTCGTAGAAAACATCGAACTAAATATCGAGACTCATCTAATTCCGATACACCGGATTCTGAGGATGAACCTCCTATTAAACGCGATCTCGAAATCGACACATATATGCAAGAAGAGAAAATAAGTACAGAGGACTCTCACGAACAAAAAGATAATTCTGAGTCACCAAAAGCAAGAAATAATTCATTATTAAATaatgtggaaatagaaatagaacataGTGAAGGAAACAAACAAAAGTTGGATAATCTAACTGATAAATCAGAATATTCTGCATCAACAACAACTCAGTCAGTGACTTATAAACCTGTGAAAGTAAATTTAAAAAGATCATT tTCCTCGAGAATATTAACGGAGAAGAATGATGTGAAGAAAGATGATGGCGATGTAAACTTGATAAATGAAACAAGTGCGCCAAACAAG GAAAATCACGATAATACCGAACAAGATTCAAAATATATTCCGAGGAAACGTCGGTGGGGCACTGCATTATCTACCGATACCGGACCTTCGTTTTCAATTTCTACGGATTCTCTTAAA GTATTGGTGCCGGGAGCAAGGCCATTATCGATAAACGAGGTTCGTCTTTCAAAAGACGACGATGAGGACAGAGATCGTTATCGAGTGGGTGAAAAGTGGCATAATTCTAGCGAAGGGGTGAACGACAATAAATCTGGTGATGAAAATATCACGCAAAAGAATGGCGCAGCaaaaaaaggagatgcgaaaaTAGATAACCATATAG CGAGGCGTAAGATATCAATCGTAAAAGAAGCGCCACACGTGAAATCTCCGAGTCCACCTGCTACGAAGCCTACAAATATCCTTTTAATTAAAAACTTGGTTCGTCCTTTCACTTTAAATCAAATTAAAGAACTTCTGTCGCGTACCGGAACAATCGTCGAGAATGGATTTTGGATGGATAGAATTAAGTCCAAGTGTTTTGTAGAG TATTCTAACGAGGATCAGGCATTTGAGACGAGACAAGCACTGCACGGTATATCCTGGCCTGTCTCAAACCCAAAAAGGCTTCAAGTCGAATATGCAACCAAAGACGACATGGAATTGGCGCGGGAATTGTCGAAAGATCAATCCATTCCAAGAAAAACGGAACCTCTTGTATCATCCGACTCGTGGCAACAGGAGTGGAATCGCGAGGAAAGAACAAATACAAAG GTAATGGTAGTTCGAGAGTGGGATCTCGGTAAAGAAGACGGCCAACAGCACATTAAGGAAAAGGAACGCGAAAAGAAGGATCACGACAAAAAGAGACGCCAGAGAAGTCGAAGTCCTGCAATGGAGGCACACCTACCAGCTCCAGCTCGTAAATTCAAAAAGAAAGAAGACGAGCCACCTCCAGCTAAACTTTTAGATGATCTCTTTAGGAAGACAAAAGCAACACCGTGCATATATTGGTTACCACTTACAAATGAACAG ATAGTCGTTAAAGAAGAGATGAGAAGGCAACACATGGCGGAGCACGCGCGCAGATTAGAAGAGATGAGACGCGCGGAAAGAAACAATAGGGATGGTCGCCGTCGTCGCAGTCCGAGAAAATAG
- the Acn gene encoding apoptotic chromatin condensation inducer acinus isoform X1: MRRKSERNKAKAGTPEKEVERVPRKSTRRRAKRTPSTSPEQEAVEEVPKNVSNKEVEKKSVHLQKKEAEQPEENNEKVLTTEIETKSALQKDEEDNNTGSVWKVSRADASPGEIQKLKLSRQHTTSEGSSDASLNRKKSNKWQESGEGIAEEADSADKQLVSCTRTLSSTEQPNDPSSSYPGQDSNEEVSDSKEILPETTSANLSDDKPNIDQQGESNEANFSNENADSEPIKPSSTTILAPSSNGDHSTKETDVIPKEEKSVEDAGEKSMEAFKVDANVENIQRDTSSEEEDNKKGKVREVNSSSESNDEIRTKGNRTSRIQCVSRRKHRTKYRDSSNSDTPDSEDEPPIKRDLEIDTYMQEEKISTEDSHEQKDNSESPKARNNSLLNNVEIEIEHSEGNKQKLDNLTDKSEYSASTTTQSVTYKPVKVNLKRSFSSRILTEKNDVKKDDGDVNLINETSAPNKENHDNTEQDSKYIPRKRRWGTALSTDTGPSFSISTDSLKVLVPGARPLSINEVRLSKDDDEDRDRYRVGEKWHNSSEGVNDNKSGDENITQKNGAAKKGDAKIDNHIAARRKISIVKEAPHVKSPSPPATKPTNILLIKNLVRPFTLNQIKELLSRTGTIVENGFWMDRIKSKCFVEYSNEDQAFETRQALHGISWPVSNPKRLQVEYATKDDMELARELSKDQSIPRKTEPLVSSDSWQQEWNREERTNTKVMVVREWDLGKEDGQQHIKEKEREKKDHDKKRRQRSRSPAMEAHLPAPARKFKKKEDEPPPAKLLDDLFRKTKATPCIYWLPLTNEQIVVKEEMRRQHMAEHARRLEEMRRAERNNRDGRRRRSPRK, encoded by the exons atgagacgcaagaGCGAAAGGAATAAAGCAAAAGCAGGGACCCCAGAAAAAGAAGTTGAAAGAGTGCCCCGGAAATCAACACGAAGGCGTGCAAAGCGAACACCTTCAACGTCCCCAGAACAGGAGGCTGTTGAGGAAGTACCAAAAAATGTGAGCAATAAAGAAGTAGAGAAGAAGTCTGTGCACCTTCAGAAAAAGGAAGCGGAACAACCAGAAGAAAATAACGAGAAGGTATTAACTACCGAGATAGAAACTAAGAGTGCATTACAAAAAGATGAAGAGGACAACAATACTGGATCAGTTTGGAAAGTGTCAAGAGCAGACGCATCACCAGGCGAAATACAAAAACTGAAGTTATCTAGACAACATACAACATCAGAAGGAtcatctgatgcttctttaaatagGAAAAAATCGAACAAGTGGCAGGAAAGTGGTGAGGGAATTGCAGAGGAGGCTGACTCGGCAGACAAGCAACTGGTTTCTTGTACAAGAACACTAAGTAGCACTGAACAGCCGAACGATCCCTCCTCTTCATACCCAGGTCAGGACTCCAACGAAGAGGTAAGTGATAGCAAGGAGATCCTGCCTGAAACCACTTCAGCCAACTTGTCTGACGATAAACCAAACATAGATCAGCAAGGTGAATCAAATGAGGCAAATTTCTCCAACGAAAACGCTGATAGTGAACCCATTAAGCCGAGTAGTACAACCATATTGGCTCCTAGTTCAAATGGTGATCATTCAACCAAGGAGACAGACGTTATACCAAAGGAAGAAAAGTCTGTGGAAGATGCTGGCGAAAAATCAATGGAAGCATTTAAAGTAGATGCTAATGTTGAAAACATACAAAGAGATACAAGTAGCGAGGAGGAGGATAATAAAAAAGGAAAAGTTCGTGAAGTAAATTCATCGTCCGAATCTAACGATGAAATTCGTACTAAGGGTAATAGAACTAGCAGAATACAATGTGTCAGTCGTAGAAAACATCGAACTAAATATCGAGACTCATCTAATTCCGATACACCGGATTCTGAGGATGAACCTCCTATTAAACGCGATCTCGAAATCGACACATATATGCAAGAAGAGAAAATAAGTACAGAGGACTCTCACGAACAAAAAGATAATTCTGAGTCACCAAAAGCAAGAAATAATTCATTATTAAATaatgtggaaatagaaatagaacataGTGAAGGAAACAAACAAAAGTTGGATAATCTAACTGATAAATCAGAATATTCTGCATCAACAACAACTCAGTCAGTGACTTATAAACCTGTGAAAGTAAATTTAAAAAGATCATT tTCCTCGAGAATATTAACGGAGAAGAATGATGTGAAGAAAGATGATGGCGATGTAAACTTGATAAATGAAACAAGTGCGCCAAACAAG GAAAATCACGATAATACCGAACAAGATTCAAAATATATTCCGAGGAAACGTCGGTGGGGCACTGCATTATCTACCGATACCGGACCTTCGTTTTCAATTTCTACGGATTCTCTTAAA GTATTGGTGCCGGGAGCAAGGCCATTATCGATAAACGAGGTTCGTCTTTCAAAAGACGACGATGAGGACAGAGATCGTTATCGAGTGGGTGAAAAGTGGCATAATTCTAGCGAAGGGGTGAACGACAATAAATCTGGTGATGAAAATATCACGCAAAAGAATGGCGCAGCaaaaaaaggagatgcgaaaaTAGATAACCATATAG CAGCGAGGCGTAAGATATCAATCGTAAAAGAAGCGCCACACGTGAAATCTCCGAGTCCACCTGCTACGAAGCCTACAAATATCCTTTTAATTAAAAACTTGGTTCGTCCTTTCACTTTAAATCAAATTAAAGAACTTCTGTCGCGTACCGGAACAATCGTCGAGAATGGATTTTGGATGGATAGAATTAAGTCCAAGTGTTTTGTAGAG TATTCTAACGAGGATCAGGCATTTGAGACGAGACAAGCACTGCACGGTATATCCTGGCCTGTCTCAAACCCAAAAAGGCTTCAAGTCGAATATGCAACCAAAGACGACATGGAATTGGCGCGGGAATTGTCGAAAGATCAATCCATTCCAAGAAAAACGGAACCTCTTGTATCATCCGACTCGTGGCAACAGGAGTGGAATCGCGAGGAAAGAACAAATACAAAG GTAATGGTAGTTCGAGAGTGGGATCTCGGTAAAGAAGACGGCCAACAGCACATTAAGGAAAAGGAACGCGAAAAGAAGGATCACGACAAAAAGAGACGCCAGAGAAGTCGAAGTCCTGCAATGGAGGCACACCTACCAGCTCCAGCTCGTAAATTCAAAAAGAAAGAAGACGAGCCACCTCCAGCTAAACTTTTAGATGATCTCTTTAGGAAGACAAAAGCAACACCGTGCATATATTGGTTACCACTTACAAATGAACAG ATAGTCGTTAAAGAAGAGATGAGAAGGCAACACATGGCGGAGCACGCGCGCAGATTAGAAGAGATGAGACGCGCGGAAAGAAACAATAGGGATGGTCGCCGTCGTCGCAGTCCGAGAAAATAG
- the Nes gene encoding lysophosphatidylcholine acyltransferase 3 protein nessy: MSKSILSIVSESLHASEAGVRLLISISLGLPIALLHKYTLYQKSPIHQHVFFIVCGILICIWNYGINTFHSITAVLVTYGILKCFGGTTLSVFLTFVINMTYLMCGYYVTSTSDYDIKWTMPQCVLTLRLIGLAFNILDGQQPLEKLSASHKQVMLKKKPTFLEILAFSYFPGSFLVGPQFSMKRYLDYVQGQYIKDNTNVKFSGNRVAASSDSLVPGVSRMLIGFVYLAIYQLTILYIPDRYMLSREFQQHNLLVRLLLIGVWGHFNLYKYIACWLLAEGVCTVFGLTYNGKDEKGQPLWNGCENVKLRQFETATKFNDYIMSFNINTNTWSAEYIYKRLKFLGSKLYSQFFTLLFLATWHGFHSGYYACFFLEFIIMYMEKDITQILEKHKKLLKLLENHPLLQFLCRTFLKIYTFTFMGYSLIPFILLSYPRYHQLYSSVYYCGHMIYLSYPFVSILLKKFLFKKNTSRSSNSNATTNIKEE, translated from the exons ATGTCGAAAAGTATATTATCAATCGTCTCGGAAAGTTTACATGCATCCGAGGCTGGAGTTCGTCTTCTTATCTCCATTTCACTTg GATTGCCCATCGCCTTACTTCACAAATATACTTTGTACCAAAAAAGTCCGATTCATCAACATGTATTTTTTATCGTCTGTGGTATACTTATTTGTATATGGAACTAtg GGATTAATACATTTCACTCAATAACAGCAGTGCTTGTTACTTACGGTATCTTAAAATGTTTTGGCGGTACTACCTTGTCGGTCTTTCTTACCTTCGTCATCAATATGACATATCTTATGTGTG GATATTACGTGACAAGTACTTCTGATTACGATATAAAATGGACCATGCCGCAGTGCGTATTAACTCTTCGATTAATCGGACTAGCGTTCAATATTCTTGACGGGCAACAACCCCTG GAGAAATTGTCTGCATCGCACAAGCAAGTAATGTTAAAAAAGAAACCAACTTTTTTGGAGATCTTAGCATTTTCCTATTTTCCTGGATCATTTCTAGTTGGGCCGCAATTTAGTATGAAACGATATTTGGACTATGTGCAAGGACAATATATAAAGGATAATACAAATGTT AAATTTAGTGGAAATCGTGTGGCTGCATCAAGTGATTCTTTGGTTCCTGGTGTATCTCGAATGCTTATCGGATTTGTATACCTGGCGATTTACCAATTAACCATTTTGTACATTCCAGATCGATACATGTTAAGTAGAGAGTTCCAGCAGCACAACTTGCTAGTGCGTCTTCTTTTGATTGGTGTTTGGGGCCATTTCAATCTTTATAAATATATCGCTTGCTGGTTGCTGGCTGAAGGG GTTTGCACAGTATTTGGTTTAACTTACAATGGAAAAGATGAAAAGGGTCAACCTCTTTGGAATGGTTGTGAAAATGTTAAGTTGCGACAGTTTGAAACGGCAACTAAATTTAATGACTATATTATGTCATTTAATATAAACACCAATACTTGGAGCGCGGAATATATTTATAAGAGGTTGAAATTTTTGGGTTCTAAATTATACAGTCAATTTTTTACACTACTTTTTTTGGCAACATGGCATGGATTTCATTCAGGATATTATGCTTGCTTCTTCCTTGAATTTATTATCATGTACATGGAAAAAGAT ATAACTCAAATATTAGAGAAGCATAAAAAATTACTGAAGCTGCTGGAAAATCATCCTCTGCTTCAATTTCTTTGCAGGACCTTTTTAAAAATCTATACCTTTACTTTCATGGGCTACAGTCTTATCCCTTTCATTCTTTTATCATATCCTCGTTATCATCAGCTTTATTCTTCCGTTTACTACTGTGGCCATATGATATATCTATCTTACCCCTTCGTTTCTATACTACTCAAGAAGTTTCTCTTTAAGAAAAACACCTCAAGAAGCTCGAATAGTAATGCAACGACTAATATCAAAGAGGAATAA